CAAGCGCAGACTAAAACGATGTCGTTTCAGTATGAAAGCTAAAACATTACCCAGGAGGAAAATATGAAGAAGATAACTACTATTTTTGTAGTATTGCTCATGACACTGGCGTTGTTCAATATGGGAAACACGACTGCTGCTGCTGATGTATCAGTTGTAGAGGAACATGGGCAACTAAGTATTAGTAACGGTGAATTAGTTAATGAACGAGGCGAACAAGTTCAGTTAAAAGGGATGAGTTCCCATGGTTTGCAATGGTACGGTCAATTTGTAAACTATGAAAGCATGAAATGGCTAAGAGATGATTGGGGAATAACTGTATTCCGAGCAGCAATGTATACATCTTCAGGAGGATATATTGAGGATCCATCAGTCAAGGAAAAAGTAAAAGAGGCTATTGAGGCTGCGATAGACCTTGGTATATATGTCATCATTGATTGGCATATCCTTTCAGACAATGACCCGAATATACATAAAGAAGAAGCGAAGGATTTCTTTGATGAAATGTCAGAGTTGTATGGAGACTATCCGAATGTGATATACGAAATTGCAAATGAACCGAATGGTAGTGATGTTACGTGGGACAATCAAATAAAACCGTATGCAGAGGAAGTCATTCCGGTTATTCGTAACAATGACCCTAATAACATTATTATTGTAGGGACAGGTACATGGAGTCAGGATGTCCATCATGCAGCTGATAATCAGCTTGCAGATCCTAACGTCATGTATGCATTTCATTTTTATGCAGGAACACATGGACAAAATTTACGAGACCAAGTAGATTATGCTTTAGATCAAGGAGCAGCGGTATTTGTTAGTGAATGGGGAACAAGTGCAGCTACAGGTGATGGTGGTGTGTTTTTAGATGAAGCACAAGTGTGGATTGACTTTATGGATGAAAGAAATTTAAGCTGGGCCAACTGGTCTCTAACGCATAAAGATGAGTCATCTGCAGCGTTAATGCCAGGTGCAACCCCAACTGGTAGTTGGACAGAGGCTGAACTATCTCCATCTGGTACATTTGTGAGGGAAAAAATAAGAGAAGCAGCATCTATGCCGCCAAGTGATCCAACACCGCCATCTGATCCAGAACCAGGAGAACCGGATCCAACGCCACCAAGTGATCCAGGAGAGTATCCAGCATGGGATCCAAATCAAATTTACACAAATGAAATTGTGTATCATAACGATCAGTTATGGCAAGCGAAATGGTGGACACAAAATCAACAGCCGGGAGCTAATCAATATGGGCCATGGGAGCCTTTAGGGGATGCTCCTCCAAGTGAACCGAGTGATCAACTACCATCAGAACCAGAGCTGGACCCAGGAGAACCAGATCCAACGCCACCAAGTGATCCAGGAGAGTATCCAGCATGGGATCCAAATCAAATTTACACAAATGAAATTGTTTATCATAACGGTCAGTTATGGCAAGCGAAGTGGTGGACACAAAATCAAGAGCCAGGAGAGCCTTATGGACCATGGGAGCCGTTAAACTAACAGATTAATCATAAATGAAAAGGTGCTTCATCAAAAAGGAGCACCTTTTCTAACAAAACGTTAGTCCTTCGCTCTAACAAGAGGCATAGTACAACACCTAAAAGAGCCACCGGACTTAATAATTTCTGTTATATCCACTTCAATCACTTCATAACCACGTATACGAAGCTGCTGATTGACTTCTCTATTTATAGGAAGGCTAACAATTCTTTTTTTACCAATAGAAAGTACGTTTGTTCCAAGTGTGAACTGCTCTTCTTCATTTACTTCAATTAAATCAAAATGCTTTGCTAATATCTTTTCTTCCTTTTTATCAAAATGTCACGAGTAAATACTTGTTCTGGATATTTAGAATTTGGAGGAAGTAATATAACGTCAACACCATGCTTTTCTAATGATTTGACAAAATTTTGATGTTGGTCCATTGCTAATTCATATGAAGTCCTTCGTTTGCAAAGTGCTTTTGTGTATCATTTATTTGTTCGCGGATATGCATATGTTTTGGTTCACAGAGTACAACTCGTTTTAACGTGTCGTATTCTGTACGACAATATGTTTTATCTGTTTGTTTAGATGAGAGTGACATGAAAAATCCCCCAATGTAGAACAAGTTAATTTATTATTTCCTACATAGGACTAGTTATGAGACATGATGCTTCATTCTTTCAAGGGAAATAACGGATCTGATAGGGTTGTTGTTCATCTTGAGGATACAATATAATTGCCTTAAGCGCTTTAAAAAGCGAGCGTCAGTGAAAAAAGGGAAAGGCTGATCTAATAAGCACGGAGGGGGTAGATCAATCTAATGGATATAAAATTATTAGAAGAGATAGTTTTAAAACGAGAGCCTGAACTTATTAACGTTATTAAAGATAGTAATCTGGAAAATATTAATTCGGATAGTGGAAACCATATTCGGGGTATACTTACAGATGAACTAATTGAAACTGGTATGGATGATTCAGAAGATAGTAACATCAATGCTAGAGGGAAAGCGATAGAGAAGT
The Salipaludibacillus sp. LMS25 DNA segment above includes these coding regions:
- a CDS encoding cellulase family glycosylhydrolase, with the translated sequence MKKITTIFVVLLMTLALFNMGNTTAAADVSVVEEHGQLSISNGELVNERGEQVQLKGMSSHGLQWYGQFVNYESMKWLRDDWGITVFRAAMYTSSGGYIEDPSVKEKVKEAIEAAIDLGIYVIIDWHILSDNDPNIHKEEAKDFFDEMSELYGDYPNVIYEIANEPNGSDVTWDNQIKPYAEEVIPVIRNNDPNNIIIVGTGTWSQDVHHAADNQLADPNVMYAFHFYAGTHGQNLRDQVDYALDQGAAVFVSEWGTSAATGDGGVFLDEAQVWIDFMDERNLSWANWSLTHKDESSAALMPGATPTGSWTEAELSPSGTFVREKIREAASMPPSDPTPPSDPEPGEPDPTPPSDPGEYPAWDPNQIYTNEIVYHNDQLWQAKWWTQNQQPGANQYGPWEPLGDAPPSEPSDQLPSEPELDPGEPDPTPPSDPGEYPAWDPNQIYTNEIVYHNGQLWQAKWWTQNQEPGEPYGPWEPLN